One window of Microbacterium sediminis genomic DNA carries:
- a CDS encoding BlaI/MecI/CopY family transcriptional regulator, giving the protein MANLGDLERAVMDVVWNADEPLTAYDVKDALEAAGRELAATTLLTVLSRLDKKGFVASDRSARPHKYRALASREDHMAELMHEVLGVADDRSAVLARFVGGVSEEDAATLRQLLSGSH; this is encoded by the coding sequence ATGGCGAATCTCGGAGACCTGGAGCGGGCCGTCATGGACGTCGTCTGGAACGCGGACGAGCCCCTCACCGCCTACGACGTGAAGGACGCGCTCGAGGCGGCGGGCCGCGAGCTCGCGGCGACCACGCTGCTGACCGTCCTGTCGCGGCTCGACAAGAAGGGCTTCGTGGCGTCGGACCGCTCGGCCCGCCCGCACAAGTACCGCGCCCTCGCCTCGCGCGAGGACCACATGGCCGAGCTCATGCACGAGGTGCTCGGCGTCGCCGACGACCGCAGCGCCGTGCTGGCTCGCTTCGTCGGCGGCGTGTCCGAGGAGGACGCCGCCACGCTGCGCCAGCTCCTCTCCGGCTCGCACTGA
- the cydB gene encoding cytochrome d ubiquinol oxidase subunit II, with product MEPLPVVWFIAIAVLWVGFLLLEGFDLGVGMLQLFSAKDEGERRTMINTIGPVWDGNEVWLITAGAAIFAAFPLWYASLFSALYLPLTITLLGLILRAVAMEWRGKVHSDRWRAVWTRALGWGSLVVAFCIGAALAITSTGLPLDANGDRVGHPFVWLTVPAILGGLGVVGFALVHGSTFLALKTDGAIRERAARFSATWAPLLLVPCALWALWVQFTHDGGTILSWALVALAVASLGFGWVSARARREGRAFLGYAGFVLFGAGAIFAGMFPYVLPSTLDPANGLTVWSAASGSYTLTVMTVVAAIGLPIVIVYQAWSYWVFRKRLSPGMIPDAHDFIPAVLREKSSR from the coding sequence ATGGAACCGCTTCCCGTCGTCTGGTTCATCGCGATCGCGGTGCTCTGGGTGGGATTCCTGCTGCTCGAGGGCTTCGACCTCGGCGTGGGCATGCTGCAGCTGTTCTCGGCGAAGGACGAGGGCGAGCGGCGCACGATGATCAACACGATCGGCCCCGTGTGGGACGGCAACGAGGTGTGGCTCATCACCGCCGGTGCCGCGATCTTCGCGGCGTTCCCGCTCTGGTACGCCTCGCTGTTCAGCGCGCTCTACCTGCCCCTGACGATCACGCTGCTCGGGCTCATCCTGCGCGCCGTGGCGATGGAGTGGCGCGGCAAGGTGCACTCCGATCGCTGGCGCGCCGTGTGGACCCGCGCCCTCGGCTGGGGATCGCTCGTCGTGGCGTTCTGCATCGGCGCGGCCCTGGCGATCACCTCGACGGGGCTGCCGCTCGATGCCAACGGCGATCGCGTCGGCCACCCCTTCGTCTGGCTGACCGTGCCGGCCATCCTCGGCGGGCTCGGCGTGGTCGGGTTCGCGCTCGTGCACGGATCGACGTTCCTCGCGCTGAAGACCGACGGTGCCATCCGCGAGCGGGCCGCGCGGTTCTCGGCCACGTGGGCGCCGCTGCTGCTCGTGCCGTGTGCGCTGTGGGCGCTGTGGGTGCAGTTCACCCACGACGGCGGCACGATCCTCTCGTGGGCGCTCGTGGCGCTGGCCGTGGCGAGCCTCGGGTTCGGCTGGGTCTCCGCCCGCGCGCGGCGCGAGGGCAGGGCCTTCCTCGGCTACGCCGGGTTCGTGCTCTTCGGTGCCGGCGCGATCTTCGCCGGCATGTTCCCCTACGTGCTGCCGTCGACGCTCGACCCCGCCAACGGGCTCACGGTGTGGAGCGCCGCGAGCGGCAGCTACACCCTCACGGTGATGACCGTCGTCGCCGCGATCGGCCTGCCGATCGTGATCGTCTACCAGGCCTGGTCGTACTGGGTGTTCCGTAAGCGCCTCTCGCCCGGCATGATCCCCGACGCACACGACTTCATCCCGGCCGTGCTGCGCGAGAAGTCGTCGCGGTAG
- a CDS encoding cytochrome ubiquinol oxidase subunit I: MDPLDIARWQFGITTVYHFLMVPLTLGLGMTVAILQTRWVRTGDERFLRMTKFWGKLYLINFILGVATGLVQEFQFGMAWSEYSRFVGDVFGAPLALEGLLAFFAESTFLGVWIFGWGRLRKGLHLMALWIAVIGSWVSAYFIIVANSWMQHPVGVEMGADGRPVMTDIWAVLTNNTALAAYTHTLFGSLIVGGMFLLGISWYHLWRRRHDGIDTVDANGFVVVGSAPSVTGRDEKDHGVWFTSLRFGAVVAIVGFLGTGLTGHWQGQLMYEQQPMKMASAEAACHTGSSFSILSIGDPGTTDCEDVVTLIEVPGLLGFLGTNEWGAEMPGISDLEVQYVDQYGETIPDDALYGEHAGAEVQYVPPMWVTYWAFRLMIGLGGIVAFAAVVALWLTRKGTVPASKGIMRLALVGIIAPFAGNIAGWIFTEIGRQPFTVAPNPDPSGVDGVFIFTAAAVSPGVTAGELLFSVISLTAIYGVLAVVEIGLLTKYVRGGVVSAMPELAPHDDDPDDPTDRERRDDVLAFAY; encoded by the coding sequence GTGGATCCGCTCGACATCGCCCGCTGGCAGTTCGGCATCACGACCGTGTACCACTTCCTCATGGTCCCGCTCACGCTGGGCCTGGGAATGACGGTCGCGATCCTGCAGACCCGCTGGGTCCGCACGGGCGACGAGCGGTTCCTGCGCATGACGAAGTTCTGGGGGAAGCTCTACCTCATCAACTTCATCCTGGGCGTGGCCACGGGCCTCGTGCAGGAGTTCCAGTTCGGCATGGCGTGGAGCGAGTACTCGCGGTTCGTCGGCGACGTGTTCGGGGCCCCGCTCGCGCTCGAGGGCCTGCTCGCGTTCTTCGCCGAGTCGACCTTCCTCGGCGTGTGGATCTTCGGCTGGGGCCGCCTGCGCAAGGGCCTGCACCTCATGGCGCTGTGGATCGCGGTGATCGGCTCGTGGGTCTCGGCGTACTTCATCATCGTCGCCAACTCGTGGATGCAGCACCCGGTGGGCGTCGAAATGGGCGCCGACGGCCGCCCCGTCATGACCGACATCTGGGCGGTGCTCACGAACAACACCGCGCTGGCGGCCTACACGCACACCCTCTTCGGCTCGCTCATCGTGGGCGGCATGTTCCTGCTCGGCATCAGCTGGTACCACCTGTGGCGCCGCCGCCACGACGGCATCGACACCGTCGACGCGAACGGCTTCGTCGTGGTCGGCTCGGCGCCGAGCGTGACGGGCCGCGACGAGAAGGATCACGGCGTGTGGTTCACCTCGCTGCGCTTCGGCGCGGTGGTGGCGATCGTCGGCTTCCTCGGCACCGGTCTCACCGGTCATTGGCAGGGCCAGCTCATGTACGAGCAGCAGCCGATGAAGATGGCCTCGGCCGAGGCGGCCTGCCACACCGGATCGTCGTTCTCGATCCTCTCGATCGGCGACCCCGGCACCACCGACTGCGAGGACGTCGTCACCCTCATCGAGGTCCCCGGTCTGCTCGGCTTCCTCGGCACCAACGAGTGGGGCGCGGAGATGCCCGGCATCAGCGACCTCGAGGTGCAGTACGTCGACCAGTACGGCGAGACGATCCCCGACGACGCCCTCTACGGCGAGCACGCCGGCGCGGAGGTGCAGTACGTGCCGCCGATGTGGGTCACCTACTGGGCGTTCCGCCTCATGATCGGCCTGGGCGGCATCGTCGCGTTCGCCGCCGTGGTGGCGCTGTGGCTGACGCGCAAGGGCACCGTGCCGGCGTCGAAGGGGATCATGCGGCTCGCGCTCGTCGGGATCATCGCGCCCTTCGCCGGCAACATCGCGGGCTGGATCTTCACCGAGATCGGCCGGCAGCCGTTCACGGTCGCGCCCAACCCCGACCCGTCGGGCGTGGACGGCGTGTTCATCTTCACCGCCGCGGCCGTCTCGCCCGGGGTGACCGCCGGCGAGCTGCTCTTCTCGGTCATCTCGCTCACCGCGATCTACGGCGTCCTCGCGGTGGTCGAGATCGGCCTGCTCACCAAGTACGTGCGCGGCGGCGTGGTCTCGGCCATGCCCGAGCTCGCCCCGCACGACGATGACCCCGACGACCCGACCGACCGCGAGCGGCGAGACGACGTGCTCGCGTTCGCCTACTGA
- a CDS encoding M56 family metallopeptidase, whose amino-acid sequence MSETAADLLIAAACALVAVVLAWPVPIALSRAAWPPRHPVVALLLWQGIALAGGFSMIGALWLLGVAIAPAHPLLAGLPAIALALYLLGHLIAAMVSFERQRRRHLELLLLLSTPDPERTRTRVLDDAAPVAYCLPRGVGSVTVLSRGLLDELDHDELSAVTAHERAHVEQRHEILLVAFKAWRQALPWFPIAARAETEVSALVEMLADDVARRTQPDETLARAILKVAGTGSLGTDQTAKASSRRDRMQDRFRRLSA is encoded by the coding sequence GTGAGCGAAACGGCGGCCGATCTGCTGATCGCCGCCGCGTGCGCCCTCGTCGCCGTCGTCCTGGCATGGCCGGTGCCGATCGCGCTGTCGCGGGCGGCGTGGCCGCCCCGTCACCCCGTCGTCGCGCTGCTGCTCTGGCAGGGCATCGCCCTGGCCGGTGGGTTCTCGATGATCGGCGCGCTCTGGCTCTTGGGAGTCGCGATCGCGCCCGCTCACCCCCTGCTTGCCGGCCTCCCCGCGATCGCCCTGGCGCTCTATCTGCTGGGGCACCTGATCGCCGCGATGGTGTCGTTCGAGCGGCAGCGCCGACGCCACCTGGAGCTGCTCCTGCTCCTGAGCACCCCGGACCCCGAGCGCACCCGGACGCGCGTGCTCGACGACGCGGCACCCGTCGCCTACTGCCTCCCGCGCGGGGTCGGATCGGTCACCGTCCTCAGTCGCGGCCTGCTCGACGAGCTGGACCATGACGAGCTCTCCGCCGTCACCGCGCACGAGCGCGCGCACGTGGAGCAGCGCCACGAGATCCTGCTCGTCGCGTTCAAGGCCTGGCGTCAGGCCCTCCCCTGGTTCCCCATCGCGGCCAGGGCAGAGACCGAGGTGTCGGCCCTGGTCGAGATGCTCGCCGACGACGTCGCCCGCCGCACCCAGCCGGACGAGACGCTCGCCCGGGCGATCCTCAAGGTCGCCGGCACGGGATCCCTCGGCACCGACCAGACCGCGAAGGCGTCCTCGCGGCGCGATCGCATGCAGGACCGGTTCCGGCGGCTCAGCGCGTAG
- a CDS encoding DNA topoisomerase IB, giving the protein MVRLRRTFPDQPGWTRRKAGRGFVYLDRDGSRLPEEAVERIRALAIPPAWRDVWITPHENGHLQAVGTDDAGRRQYLYHPQWRARRDAAKFDRVLDFGAALGRARPRLLEDLARDGMPQERACAVAVRLLDLGCFRIGDDVYGDRYGSYGLTTLERAHVRRTGGVLVFRFTGKSGITHRIEIDDEPVCTAIETMRRRRDDEAALLAFRGPDGWRRLTPALVNDYVRASTGTDATAKDFRTWHGTVLAATHLAENHVEGASATARKRAIAATMREVAAFLGNTPAVARASYVDPRVVSAFEEGRTIERAVRRRHPDADARQLALERATIRLIRD; this is encoded by the coding sequence ATGGTCCGTCTGCGCCGCACGTTCCCGGATCAGCCCGGGTGGACGCGGCGCAAGGCCGGGCGCGGCTTCGTGTACCTCGATCGCGACGGCTCGCGCCTGCCCGAGGAGGCGGTCGAGCGGATCCGCGCGCTGGCGATCCCGCCCGCGTGGCGGGACGTGTGGATCACGCCGCACGAGAACGGGCACCTGCAGGCGGTCGGCACGGACGACGCCGGGCGGCGGCAGTACCTTTATCACCCGCAGTGGCGGGCGCGACGCGACGCCGCCAAGTTCGACCGCGTGCTCGACTTCGGGGCCGCGCTGGGCCGCGCCCGGCCGCGGCTGCTCGAGGATCTCGCGCGCGACGGCATGCCGCAGGAGCGCGCCTGCGCCGTCGCGGTGCGACTGCTCGATCTCGGCTGCTTCCGGATCGGCGACGACGTGTACGGCGATCGCTACGGCAGCTACGGGCTCACCACCCTCGAGCGCGCGCACGTGCGCCGCACCGGGGGTGTGCTCGTGTTCCGCTTCACCGGCAAGTCGGGGATCACCCACCGCATCGAGATCGACGACGAGCCGGTGTGCACGGCGATCGAGACCATGCGCCGGCGGCGCGACGACGAGGCCGCGCTGCTGGCCTTCCGCGGCCCGGACGGCTGGCGCCGGCTGACGCCTGCCCTCGTCAACGACTACGTGCGCGCCTCCACCGGGACCGACGCGACCGCCAAGGACTTCCGCACCTGGCACGGCACGGTGCTGGCCGCCACCCATCTCGCCGAGAACCACGTCGAGGGCGCCTCGGCCACGGCGCGCAAGCGCGCGATCGCGGCGACGATGCGCGAGGTGGCGGCGTTCCTCGGCAACACCCCGGCGGTGGCGCGCGCCTCGTACGTCGACCCGCGCGTGGTGTCGGCCTTCGAGGAAGGCCGCACGATCGAGCGCGCGGTGCGGCGCCGCCATCCCGACGCCGACGCGCGCCAGCTGGCGCTGGAGCGGGCGACGATCCGCCTCATCCGGGACTGA
- a CDS encoding MFS transporter, producing MSNSPRRTLLGGPPAITNSLGVVTASRWMVFLCWFTVVFEGYDIVALGAAIPTLTEHAGMDVAALNVVVTLSLVGVGVGAAAMGPISDRFGRRWPLIIAALSFSIFTLLLPLFPNPAAMAVLRLLAGLGLGGCMPVALAMMQEAAPPERRSRANGLVMTGYHVGAVAASLVALWVGASWELLFYVGGALGVILSVVMFFQLPETAFHKVAAAEVVAAAGAKPGVLDTLKPRYLRATIGLWVANFMGLVLIYGLNSWLPKVMTAAGYPVANSLVMLFIFNVGAIAGIIISGRLADAKGIKGVALAWFAAATVLLLIMAIRMDNEYVLNGVIFISGVFVFSTSVLLYAMAGYIYEKRLVGTGIGLTSGIGRFGAIIGPYIFGLMIAAGSGYPGVFFVCAGAAVIGLLVVLQIPVARVADHRKDAETVA from the coding sequence ATGTCGAATTCCCCTCGCCGCACCCTGTTGGGCGGCCCTCCCGCCATCACGAACTCGCTGGGCGTGGTCACGGCCAGCCGCTGGATGGTGTTCCTGTGCTGGTTCACCGTCGTCTTCGAGGGCTACGACATCGTCGCCCTCGGCGCGGCGATCCCGACCCTCACGGAGCACGCCGGCATGGACGTCGCCGCGCTCAACGTGGTCGTGACCCTGTCGCTCGTGGGCGTCGGCGTGGGCGCCGCGGCCATGGGCCCGATCTCCGACCGCTTCGGGCGCCGGTGGCCGCTGATCATTGCGGCCCTGAGCTTCTCGATCTTCACGCTGCTGCTGCCGCTGTTCCCGAACCCCGCCGCGATGGCCGTGCTGCGCCTCCTCGCGGGCCTGGGCCTGGGCGGCTGCATGCCGGTCGCGCTGGCGATGATGCAGGAGGCGGCGCCGCCGGAGCGCCGTTCGCGGGCCAACGGCCTCGTCATGACCGGCTACCACGTGGGCGCCGTGGCCGCGTCGCTCGTCGCGCTGTGGGTCGGCGCCTCGTGGGAGCTGCTCTTCTACGTCGGCGGCGCGCTCGGCGTGATCCTGTCGGTCGTCATGTTCTTCCAGCTCCCCGAGACGGCGTTCCACAAGGTCGCGGCCGCCGAGGTGGTCGCCGCCGCCGGCGCCAAGCCGGGCGTGCTCGACACGCTCAAGCCGCGCTACCTGCGCGCCACGATCGGCCTGTGGGTGGCCAACTTCATGGGCCTCGTCCTCATCTACGGCCTGAACTCGTGGCTGCCCAAGGTGATGACGGCCGCCGGGTACCCCGTCGCGAACTCGCTCGTCATGCTGTTCATCTTCAACGTGGGCGCGATCGCCGGCATCATCATCTCGGGCCGCCTCGCCGACGCGAAGGGCATCAAGGGCGTGGCCCTGGCCTGGTTCGCGGCCGCCACCGTGCTGCTGCTGATCATGGCGATCCGCATGGACAACGAGTACGTCCTCAACGGCGTGATCTTCATCTCGGGCGTGTTCGTGTTCTCGACCTCGGTGCTGCTGTACGCCATGGCCGGCTACATCTACGAGAAGCGCCTGGTGGGCACGGGCATCGGCCTGACCTCGGGCATCGGACGGTTCGGCGCGATCATCGGCCCGTACATCTTCGGCCTCATGATCGCCGCCGGCAGCGGCTACCCCGGGGTGTTCTTCGTGTGCGCCGGTGCGGCCGTGATCGGTCTGCTCGTCGTGCTGCAGATCCCCGTGGCGCGCGTGGCCGATCACCGGAAGGATGCCGAGACGGTCGCATGA
- the pcaH gene encoding protocatechuate 3,4-dioxygenase subunit beta: protein MAETPAAAPESLLAAPDQASQSQITAEIQEIHADAAARVAAGEQVPGTLYDFPPYRSSILRHPTKNPQLVDPETIELWSPAFGQRDVAALEADLTLQHSGEPLGERMTVEGRVLDSWGRPVAHQLVEIWQANAAGRYIHQRDQHPAPLDPNFTGAGRIVTDADGYYKFTTIKPGPYPWKNHVNAWRPAHIHFSLFGTGFTQRIITQMYFPGDPLFALDPIYNTIRDEKARQRLIAEYDHDLTVPEFSMGYRWDIVVDGPDATWFEPEEGEH, encoded by the coding sequence ATGGCTGAGACCCCCGCGGCCGCCCCGGAGTCGCTGCTCGCGGCACCGGATCAGGCGTCGCAGAGCCAGATCACCGCCGAGATCCAGGAGATCCACGCCGACGCGGCGGCTCGCGTCGCGGCCGGTGAGCAGGTACCCGGGACCCTGTACGACTTCCCGCCGTATCGCTCGAGCATCCTGCGCCACCCGACCAAGAACCCGCAGCTCGTCGACCCCGAGACGATCGAGCTGTGGAGCCCGGCCTTCGGGCAGCGCGACGTCGCGGCGCTCGAGGCCGACCTCACCCTGCAGCACTCGGGCGAGCCGCTCGGCGAGCGCATGACGGTCGAGGGTCGCGTGCTCGACAGCTGGGGTCGCCCCGTCGCCCACCAGCTCGTGGAGATCTGGCAGGCCAACGCGGCCGGCCGCTACATCCACCAGCGCGACCAGCACCCCGCCCCGCTCGACCCGAACTTCACCGGCGCCGGCCGCATCGTCACCGACGCCGACGGCTATTACAAGTTCACGACGATCAAGCCGGGCCCGTACCCGTGGAAGAACCACGTCAACGCGTGGCGTCCCGCGCACATCCACTTCTCGCTGTTCGGCACGGGCTTCACGCAGCGCATCATCACCCAGATGTACTTCCCGGGCGACCCGCTGTTTGCGCTCGACCCGATCTACAACACCATCCGCGACGAGAAGGCTCGCCAGCGTCTGATCGCCGAGTACGACCACGACCTCACGGTGCCGGAGTTCTCGATGGGCTACCGCTGGGACATCGTCGTCGACGGTCCCGATGCCACCTGGTTCGAGCCCGAAGAGGGGGAGCACTGA
- a CDS encoding IclR family transcriptional regulator: MTDAAEGTLDRAMRVLSCFGEDEPELGATRLGELTGLSPSTLHRLLARMVELGLLSRVPGRRYVVGQRLFELGELSPLALQLRETALPHMQRLYEATGENVHLAVLDAPSPAEATALFVGRVTGHGSIPTISRMGGRLALHAVGVGKALLALQSDEWIGQYCAAGLERETVHTITEEAALRADVEATRARGYATAREEMTLGNVSIAAALGSVAGLPPAAVGVVAHIDRADERRLAGLVRQAASELTKALRA; the protein is encoded by the coding sequence ATGACCGACGCCGCCGAGGGCACGCTCGACCGCGCCATGCGCGTGCTCTCCTGCTTCGGCGAGGACGAGCCGGAGCTGGGCGCCACGCGCCTGGGTGAGCTGACGGGGCTGTCGCCCTCGACGCTGCACCGGCTGCTCGCGCGCATGGTCGAGCTCGGGCTGTTGTCCCGGGTGCCCGGGCGGCGGTACGTGGTGGGGCAGCGGCTGTTCGAGCTCGGCGAGCTGTCGCCGCTGGCGCTGCAGCTGCGCGAGACGGCGCTGCCCCACATGCAGCGGCTCTACGAGGCCACGGGCGAGAACGTGCACCTCGCCGTGCTCGACGCCCCGAGCCCCGCCGAGGCGACCGCGCTCTTCGTCGGCCGGGTCACCGGCCACGGCTCGATCCCGACGATCAGCCGCATGGGCGGGCGGCTTGCCCTCCACGCGGTCGGGGTGGGCAAGGCGCTGCTCGCGCTGCAGAGCGACGAGTGGATCGGGCAGTACTGCGCCGCCGGCCTCGAGCGCGAGACCGTGCACACGATCACGGAGGAGGCCGCGCTGCGGGCGGACGTGGAGGCGACCCGCGCACGCGGCTACGCGACGGCGCGCGAGGAGATGACGCTCGGCAACGTCTCGATCGCCGCGGCGCTGGGCTCCGTGGCGGGGCTGCCGCCCGCGGCGGTGGGCGTGGTCGCCCACATCGATCGTGCCGACGAGCGCCGCCTGGCCGGCCTGGTCCGCCAGGCGGCGAGCGAGCTCACCAAGGCGCTGCGGGCGTGA
- a CDS encoding MFS transporter, whose amino-acid sequence MSNEANRISPAPGRGVSLALLLAAICVIGINMRVTITGVGPLLEQMSASTGSTVATLSTLTSVPVFTWAVLSSFAHPLSHRFGLNRVVLWSLLLLAVGTAVRSLPGPVFSLWFGTLLVGIALAVANVLLPAVVKRSFGTRVPLVTSIYTALFAGCGALASGLVVPISYAAEPSGGDLGWRVALLAVAATLPVALVLWALHMRRFGRDPGRPFARRADRGPSVWGDPVAWLVGLYMGVQAISFYVMITWLAPYSRSLGRSEVVAGFDVMIFQIVGVIGSLSVPLVMRGRMEKWVPAALPVLAVLGFGGILVAPQALLLWIVLAGLCSGGSIACALTLMATRARDHHTASALSGMAQSVGYVIAAMAPIAFGALHTATGGWAASWTFLTVNAVVQIALGIAVGRDRHVFDRLDR is encoded by the coding sequence GTGAGCAACGAGGCGAACCGCATTTCCCCCGCGCCGGGCCGAGGCGTCTCGCTCGCCCTGCTGCTGGCGGCGATCTGCGTCATCGGCATCAACATGCGCGTGACGATCACGGGCGTCGGCCCGCTCCTCGAGCAGATGAGCGCCTCGACGGGCAGCACCGTGGCGACGCTCAGCACCCTCACGTCGGTCCCCGTGTTCACGTGGGCCGTGCTGTCGTCGTTCGCCCACCCGCTCTCGCACCGGTTCGGCCTGAACCGCGTGGTGCTGTGGTCGCTGCTGCTGCTCGCCGTCGGCACCGCCGTGCGCTCGCTGCCCGGCCCCGTGTTCTCGCTGTGGTTCGGCACGCTGCTGGTGGGCATCGCCCTGGCCGTGGCCAACGTGCTGCTGCCGGCCGTGGTCAAGCGCTCGTTCGGCACGCGCGTGCCGCTGGTGACGAGCATCTACACGGCGCTCTTCGCCGGCTGCGGCGCGCTCGCCTCGGGCCTCGTGGTGCCGATCTCGTATGCGGCCGAGCCGTCGGGCGGCGACCTGGGCTGGCGCGTCGCGCTGCTGGCCGTGGCGGCGACGCTGCCCGTGGCGCTCGTGCTGTGGGCGCTGCACATGCGCCGCTTCGGCCGCGACCCCGGCCGCCCCTTCGCGCGGCGCGCCGATCGCGGGCCGAGCGTGTGGGGAGATCCCGTCGCCTGGCTCGTGGGCCTCTATATGGGCGTGCAGGCGATCTCGTTCTACGTGATGATCACGTGGCTCGCGCCGTACTCGCGATCGCTGGGGCGCAGCGAGGTGGTCGCGGGCTTCGACGTGATGATCTTCCAGATCGTGGGCGTCATCGGCTCGCTGTCCGTGCCGCTGGTCATGCGCGGGCGCATGGAGAAGTGGGTGCCGGCCGCACTCCCCGTGCTCGCGGTGCTCGGCTTCGGCGGCATCCTCGTCGCGCCCCAGGCGCTGCTGCTGTGGATCGTGCTCGCCGGCCTGTGCAGCGGCGGCTCGATCGCGTGCGCACTCACGCTCATGGCCACGCGCGCCCGCGACCACCACACCGCGTCGGCGCTGTCGGGCATGGCGCAGTCGGTGGGCTACGTGATCGCGGCGATGGCGCCGATCGCGTTCGGCGCGCTGCACACGGCCACGGGCGGCTGGGCCGCCTCGTGGACCTTCCTCACCGTCAACGCCGTGGTGCAGATCGCCCTCGGCATCGCGGTGGGCCGCGACCGCCACGTGTTCGACCGCCTCGACCGCTGA
- a CDS encoding 4-hydroxybenzoate 3-monooxygenase has product MPERTQVAIVGAGPAGLLLSHLLAEAGISSIVIDSRTREQIETTIRAGILEQGTVEVLHETGASDRVLTVGDRHDGIYLGFEGELHHIDFTSLIGRNVWLYPQHEVLIDLIAARLKGGQDLRFGVTAQRVEDAESARPKVIATDADGAELTIEADVVVGADGSRSVVRQAIVGSHGGYFREYPFAWFGILCEAPPSADELIYSNSPDGFALISQRSPTVQRMYFQCDPEADPDALSEAQIWDELQRRTPGTELNEGRIFQRDVLKFRSFVAYEMRKGRAVIVGDAAHTVPPTGAKGMNLAVADVVLLDRAIRALLENDERPLDAFSETAMRRVWKAQQFSWWMTSMLHTMPEASDFDRRRQVAELRTVTDSRAGMTYLAEAYTGWPLPR; this is encoded by the coding sequence ATGCCCGAACGCACCCAGGTCGCCATCGTCGGCGCCGGCCCCGCCGGTCTGCTGCTGTCGCACCTGCTCGCCGAGGCGGGCATCTCCTCGATCGTGATCGACTCCCGCACCCGCGAGCAGATCGAGACGACGATCCGCGCCGGCATCCTCGAGCAGGGCACCGTCGAGGTGCTCCACGAGACCGGCGCCTCCGACCGCGTCCTCACGGTCGGCGACCGTCACGACGGCATCTACCTCGGCTTCGAGGGCGAGCTGCACCACATCGACTTCACGTCGCTCATCGGCCGCAACGTGTGGCTCTACCCGCAGCACGAGGTGCTCATCGACCTCATCGCCGCGCGGCTGAAGGGCGGGCAGGACCTGCGCTTCGGCGTCACCGCCCAGCGCGTGGAGGACGCCGAGAGCGCGCGCCCGAAGGTGATCGCGACCGACGCCGACGGCGCGGAGCTGACGATCGAGGCGGACGTCGTCGTCGGCGCCGACGGGTCGCGCAGCGTGGTGCGCCAGGCGATCGTCGGGTCGCACGGCGGCTACTTCCGCGAGTACCCCTTCGCGTGGTTCGGCATCCTCTGCGAGGCCCCGCCGAGCGCCGACGAGCTCATCTACAGCAACTCGCCCGACGGGTTCGCGCTCATCAGCCAGCGCAGCCCCACCGTGCAGCGCATGTACTTCCAGTGCGACCCCGAGGCCGACCCCGACGCCCTGAGCGAGGCGCAGATCTGGGACGAGCTGCAGCGGCGCACGCCCGGCACCGAGCTCAACGAGGGCCGGATCTTCCAGCGCGACGTGCTGAAGTTCCGCAGCTTCGTGGCGTACGAGATGCGCAAGGGCCGCGCGGTGATCGTGGGCGACGCGGCGCACACCGTGCCGCCGACGGGCGCGAAGGGCATGAACCTCGCCGTCGCCGACGTCGTGCTGCTCGACAGGGCGATCCGCGCGCTGCTCGAGAACGACGAGCGCCCGCTCGACGCGTTCTCGGAGACCGCCATGCGCCGGGTGTGGAAGGCACAGCAGTTCTCGTGGTGGATGACCTCGATGCTGCACACCATGCCCGAGGCGTCGGACTTCGACCGCCGGCGCCAGGTCGCCGAGCTGCGCACCGTCACCGACAGCCGGGCCGGCATGACGTACCTCGCCGAGGCGTACACCGGCTGGCCGCTGCCGCGGTGA
- the pcaG gene encoding protocatechuate 3,4-dioxygenase subunit alpha yields MAPEKTLEPTAGQTIGPFFRFGLEYPHMNEVAFPHSPGSIVLAGTVYDGAGAPIPDALVEIFGADADGTVPRGRSSLARDGFHFTGFGRCMTTDEGGYHFWTRNPGATDEGKPPFFAAIVFARGLPNKLHTRIYLPEAIAAGQSDALLDSLSEAERATLVATRTEDGYLRHDIHLQGDKETVFLAY; encoded by the coding sequence ATGGCGCCCGAGAAGACCCTGGAGCCGACCGCCGGCCAGACGATCGGCCCGTTCTTCCGCTTCGGCCTCGAGTACCCGCACATGAACGAGGTCGCGTTCCCGCACAGCCCGGGCTCGATCGTGCTCGCCGGCACCGTGTACGACGGCGCGGGCGCGCCGATCCCCGACGCGCTCGTCGAGATCTTCGGCGCCGACGCCGACGGCACCGTGCCGCGCGGGCGCAGCTCGCTGGCGCGCGACGGCTTCCACTTCACGGGCTTCGGCCGCTGCATGACGACCGACGAGGGCGGGTACCACTTCTGGACCCGCAACCCGGGCGCGACGGACGAGGGCAAGCCCCCGTTCTTCGCCGCGATCGTCTTCGCCCGCGGCCTGCCCAACAAGCTGCACACGCGCATCTACCTGCCCGAGGCGATCGCGGCCGGTCAGAGCGACGCGCTGCTCGACTCCCTCTCGGAGGCGGAGCGCGCCACCCTCGTCGCCACGCGCACCGAGGACGGCTACCTGCGCCACGACATCCACCTGCAGGGCGACAAGGAGACGGTCTTCCTTGCCTACTGA